A genome region from Schlesneria paludicola DSM 18645 includes the following:
- a CDS encoding zinc-dependent alcohol dehydrogenase, which yields MLTADMYAPGKIRLIDVPEPVLDPTPPAGMSGQIIFQPETTCLCGSDLPYFNGWDEWPIEQGHSLHEMIGTITATNGKRWRVGERVLAVPLMQQGLSERFVLDENRAIRIATNVPEEQALMAQPLGTAIYALKKLPNMLDRDVAIVGQGPMGQLMNAALSNMGARRVIGIDLIESRLQVSRKMGATDTVCNSKVDAVDAVKEILGGDLPDVVVECVGHKDQQLNLCIDLCKRDSQLLCFGVPPQFLNGLRWRDLFFKNVTVYTSVNPDFHRDFPLAMRWIEEGRIDVAPIITHTYPLAKLQEAFELFRDRKDGAIKVIVNFPSRKAQ from the coding sequence ATGCTCACCGCTGATATGTATGCGCCCGGAAAGATTCGCCTGATCGATGTTCCTGAACCGGTCCTCGATCCGACTCCGCCAGCGGGAATGTCCGGGCAAATCATCTTCCAACCGGAAACGACCTGCTTGTGTGGGTCGGATTTGCCTTACTTCAACGGGTGGGACGAATGGCCGATCGAACAAGGACATTCGCTGCATGAAATGATCGGCACGATCACTGCCACAAACGGCAAGCGATGGCGCGTTGGTGAACGCGTTCTGGCCGTACCGCTGATGCAGCAGGGATTGTCCGAGCGCTTCGTTTTGGATGAAAACCGGGCGATTCGCATTGCGACAAATGTTCCCGAAGAACAAGCACTGATGGCCCAGCCGTTGGGAACGGCCATCTACGCCCTCAAAAAACTGCCGAACATGCTCGATCGGGATGTGGCGATTGTCGGACAGGGTCCGATGGGACAGTTGATGAACGCGGCTCTCAGCAATATGGGGGCGCGTCGCGTGATCGGCATTGATCTCATCGAAAGCCGGCTTCAGGTCAGTCGGAAGATGGGTGCGACCGATACCGTCTGCAACTCCAAGGTGGATGCGGTCGATGCGGTGAAAGAGATTCTGGGCGGAGACCTGCCCGATGTGGTTGTCGAGTGTGTGGGACACAAAGACCAGCAACTCAATCTGTGCATCGATTTGTGCAAACGCGACAGCCAACTGTTGTGTTTTGGTGTTCCACCCCAGTTTCTGAATGGATTGCGCTGGCGCGATCTCTTCTTCAAGAATGTCACCGTTTACACATCGGTAAACCCCGACTTCCACCGCGATTTCCCGCTGGCGATGCGATGGATCGAAGAAGGACGCATCGACGTCGCACCGATCATCACACACACATATCCGCTCGCCAAACTGCAGGAAGCCTTCGAACTGTTCCGCGACCGTAAAGATGGCGCCATCAAAGTCATCGTCAATTTCCCGTCGAGAAAAGCACAGTAA
- the fusA gene encoding elongation factor G, giving the protein MNLEKVRNIGISAHIDSGKTTLTERILFYSGRIHAIHEVKGKDNVGATMDFMELEREKGITITAAATQVKWADHIVNVIDTPGHVDFTVEVERSLRVLDGAILVLCSVGGVQSQSLTVDRQMKRYKVPRIAFINKMDRTGANPDKVIKQIEEKLHVTPVPLQIPMGRESAFQGVIDLITMKAIFFDGDDGENIRHEEIPEEYKEKAVAARAHMLEQLSLFSDPLMEMLLEEKEPPVDEVRKIIRTATLAQQITPVMMGSAYKNKGVQEILDAVTYYLPCPLDRKMTAIDQSKKPKSEEESKEPNWNRVTLESDPKKPLVCMAFKTVVEEYGQLTYTRLYQGKIVKGDSYINTRTGKKVRFGRLVRMHANDRQDVDVAEAGDIVALVGVDCASGDTFCGDGVNYSLESIFVPDAVIRLSIEPAKRDGADKLGKALERFRREDPTFRVLTDEETGQTLIAGMGQLHLDIYVERIKREYGVECIIGQPRVAYRETPTKEVEFNYKHKKQTGGSGQYGHVVGKLVPLPEDSAIAYEFVNDVTGGRIPKEYIKPIDEGFQRALVKGPLCECEVVNVQMILQDGSYHDVDSSEMAFGICAFDCMRETLKKAAIGLLEPIMKLEVEVPDEFQGNVTGHISSKRGVVGATETNMGVATIEAEVPLASMFDYANELRSMTQGKGTFTMEFSRYSMLPRGLQDEVVEKRKKDKAERAAMK; this is encoded by the coding sequence ATGAACCTCGAAAAAGTCCGCAACATCGGTATCTCGGCTCACATTGACTCGGGAAAAACGACTCTTACCGAGCGAATTCTGTTTTACTCGGGACGCATTCATGCGATCCACGAGGTCAAAGGGAAGGACAACGTCGGCGCGACGATGGACTTCATGGAACTCGAACGCGAGAAGGGAATTACCATCACCGCCGCGGCAACGCAGGTGAAATGGGCGGACCACATCGTTAACGTGATCGATACGCCGGGCCACGTCGACTTCACTGTAGAAGTCGAACGCTCGCTGCGCGTGCTCGACGGCGCCATCCTGGTCCTCTGCTCCGTCGGTGGTGTGCAAAGCCAGTCGCTGACCGTCGACCGCCAGATGAAGCGGTACAAAGTTCCACGTATTGCGTTCATCAACAAGATGGACCGTACCGGTGCGAATCCCGATAAGGTCATCAAGCAGATCGAAGAGAAACTGCACGTCACCCCGGTTCCGCTTCAGATTCCGATGGGGCGCGAATCGGCATTCCAGGGCGTGATCGACCTCATCACGATGAAGGCGATCTTCTTCGATGGTGACGATGGCGAAAACATCCGTCACGAAGAGATTCCCGAAGAGTACAAGGAAAAGGCGGTTGCCGCCCGTGCGCACATGCTCGAACAGCTTTCGCTGTTCAGCGATCCGCTGATGGAAATGCTGCTCGAAGAGAAAGAGCCGCCCGTTGACGAAGTTCGCAAGATCATTCGTACGGCAACCCTTGCGCAACAAATCACCCCGGTCATGATGGGCTCGGCCTACAAGAACAAGGGTGTGCAAGAGATCCTCGACGCGGTTACTTACTACCTGCCCTGCCCGCTCGATCGCAAGATGACCGCGATCGACCAGAGCAAAAAGCCGAAATCGGAAGAGGAAAGCAAGGAACCAAACTGGAACCGCGTCACCCTTGAATCCGATCCCAAGAAACCACTTGTCTGCATGGCATTCAAGACGGTCGTGGAAGAATACGGACAGTTGACCTATACCCGACTCTACCAGGGCAAGATTGTTAAGGGCGACAGCTACATCAATACCCGTACGGGCAAGAAAGTCCGTTTCGGTCGGTTGGTGCGGATGCACGCGAACGATCGTCAGGACGTCGATGTCGCCGAAGCCGGTGATATCGTCGCTCTGGTTGGTGTCGATTGCGCGTCGGGGGATACGTTCTGCGGTGATGGTGTGAACTATTCACTCGAAAGCATCTTCGTTCCCGATGCTGTGATTCGTCTGAGCATTGAGCCCGCGAAACGCGACGGTGCCGACAAGCTGGGGAAAGCCCTGGAGCGATTCCGCCGCGAAGATCCTACGTTCCGTGTTTTGACCGATGAAGAAACTGGTCAGACGCTGATCGCCGGGATGGGGCAGTTGCATCTCGACATCTATGTGGAACGCATTAAGCGTGAATACGGCGTCGAATGTATCATCGGTCAGCCCCGTGTGGCGTACCGTGAAACACCGACGAAAGAAGTTGAATTCAACTACAAGCACAAGAAGCAAACCGGTGGTTCGGGGCAGTACGGTCACGTTGTCGGCAAGCTGGTGCCACTGCCAGAAGACAGCGCGATCGCTTACGAATTCGTCAACGATGTCACCGGCGGTCGTATTCCCAAGGAATACATCAAGCCGATCGACGAAGGTTTCCAACGAGCGTTGGTGAAAGGCCCGTTGTGTGAATGTGAAGTCGTGAATGTTCAGATGATCCTGCAAGACGGTAGCTACCACGACGTCGACTCGTCTGAAATGGCGTTCGGCATCTGTGCATTCGACTGTATGCGGGAAACGCTGAAGAAGGCGGCAATCGGTTTGCTGGAACCGATCATGAAGTTGGAAGTGGAAGTTCCCGACGAATTCCAGGGGAACGTCACCGGTCACATCTCCAGTAAACGAGGTGTCGTCGGTGCCACCGAAACGAACATGGGCGTCGCCACGATCGAGGCCGAAGTGCCACTGGCCAGCATGTTCGACTACGCCAACGAACTTCGTTCGATGACGCAGGGTAAGGGAACGTTCACCATGGAATTCTCTCGCTACTCCATGCTGCCGCGTGGTCTGCAGGATGAAGTGGTGGAAAAACGTAAGAAAGACAAAGCCGAACGAGCTGCGATGAAGTAA
- a CDS encoding RNA recognition motif domain-containing protein, whose product MSKNLYVGNLSYNCTADDLRELFSQHGNVSSAQVVSDRETGRSRGFGFVEMSDGGEAAIGALNGAEFQGRTLTVNEARPRESGGGRGGYGGGGGGGGGRSGGGGGGGRSGGGGGYGGGGGGRY is encoded by the coding sequence ATGAGCAAGAATCTGTATGTGGGTAATTTGTCTTACAATTGCACGGCTGATGACCTGCGCGAGCTGTTCAGCCAACACGGCAATGTAAGCTCGGCGCAGGTGGTGTCGGATCGCGAAACGGGCCGTTCACGCGGTTTCGGCTTCGTGGAAATGTCTGACGGTGGCGAAGCAGCAATCGGCGCACTGAACGGAGCGGAGTTCCAGGGCCGAACGTTGACGGTGAATGAAGCTCGTCCTCGCGAAAGCGGTGGCGGTCGCGGTGGATACGGCGGCGGAGGAGGTGGTGGCGGCGGCCGTAGCGGCGGCGGCGGCGGCGGTGGACGAAGTGGTGGTGGTGGTGGCTACGGCGGTGGTGGTGGCGGTCGTTACTAA
- the ppdK gene encoding pyruvate, phosphate dikinase has product MSTQYVYFFGDGQADGDATMKSLLGGKGANLAEMVKIGLPVPAGFTLTTEVCTYYYANNRTFPPELKQQVIDALKKVEKSMKAEFGSATNPLLFSCRSGARESMPGMMDTVLNIGLNDTTVEALAKQTGNERSAWDSYRRFVQMYGDVVLELKPKDKTEGDPFEVALEHKREKAGVKEDSQLSVAQLKELVVEFKQLIKTRAGKDFPTDPMEQVWGAIGAVFGSWMNDRAMVYRRTYGIPHEWGTAANVQAMVFGNLGDDCATGVGLTRDCALGTPGFCGDYLINAQGEDVVAGIRTPKRIEETLSKDMPESYNQLNDIGKKLEKHYKEVQDIEFTIQRGKVYMLQTRNAKRTGFAAVRIAVDLVNEGLITDKEALQKRRIPADDLAQLLQPIFDPASKSAATKEGRFLAKGINAGPGAASGVICLFADEAEKFHEKNPNIDIVLVRKETSPEDLRGMKAAKGILTATGGASSHAALVSRQMGKACIVGCSAIDVDYTTNTVKVAGKTLKAGDFISMDGFTGEVFEGKVQTKASEVIQVLVEKSLKPEASETYRRYEQLMSWVDKYRKLRVRTNADTPSQADEAVAFGAEGIGLCRTEHMFFDHLDEIRHMIVCETTETREKALAKLLPFQRADFAGLFRSMNGRPVTIRLLDPPLHEFLSDRHLEEQPDLAQKLASWTNSTIEAVTRRVEELHEANPMLGHRGCRLGIVYPEITAMQARAIFEAAVLVKKEGISVVPEVMVPLAGYLTEFKHQEKIIRATAEAVFKETGVKVEYLVGTMIEVPRAALRADQIASAAEFFSFGTNDLTQTTLAISRDDYGPFIGFYRENDIIPNDPFQTIDQEGVGELMKIGVDRGRATRADLKIGICGEHGGEPSSVMFCHDIGLNYVSCSPRRVPIARLAAAQEALATAK; this is encoded by the coding sequence ATGTCGACCCAATACGTATATTTTTTCGGTGACGGCCAGGCCGACGGTGATGCGACCATGAAAAGCCTGCTGGGTGGCAAAGGCGCGAACTTGGCGGAAATGGTCAAGATTGGACTGCCAGTCCCTGCTGGATTCACGCTGACGACCGAAGTCTGCACCTATTACTATGCAAACAATCGCACATTCCCTCCAGAACTGAAGCAGCAAGTCATCGACGCCCTGAAGAAGGTCGAGAAGTCGATGAAGGCCGAATTCGGTTCGGCAACCAACCCGCTGCTCTTCTCGTGCCGCTCCGGCGCGCGTGAATCGATGCCCGGGATGATGGACACCGTTCTGAATATCGGTTTGAACGACACGACTGTCGAAGCTCTCGCGAAGCAGACCGGCAACGAGCGCTCGGCGTGGGACAGCTACCGCCGCTTCGTGCAAATGTACGGCGACGTGGTGCTCGAACTGAAGCCAAAAGACAAGACCGAAGGCGATCCATTCGAAGTCGCCCTGGAACACAAGCGAGAAAAGGCCGGAGTCAAAGAAGACTCGCAGCTGTCCGTCGCACAGCTGAAAGAACTGGTCGTTGAATTCAAGCAACTGATCAAGACCCGTGCTGGAAAAGACTTCCCGACCGATCCGATGGAACAGGTCTGGGGCGCCATTGGTGCCGTGTTCGGTAGCTGGATGAACGACCGAGCCATGGTTTATCGCCGTACGTATGGCATTCCTCACGAGTGGGGTACAGCCGCCAACGTCCAGGCAATGGTCTTTGGAAACCTGGGCGATGACTGTGCGACCGGCGTGGGCCTGACCCGCGACTGTGCACTGGGAACCCCGGGCTTCTGCGGCGACTACCTGATCAACGCTCAGGGCGAAGACGTGGTGGCCGGTATCCGCACACCAAAGCGAATCGAAGAAACGCTGTCGAAAGACATGCCTGAGTCGTACAACCAATTGAACGACATCGGCAAGAAGCTCGAAAAGCACTACAAAGAAGTGCAAGACATCGAGTTCACGATTCAACGCGGCAAGGTCTACATGCTGCAGACCCGCAACGCCAAGCGAACCGGTTTCGCGGCCGTTCGTATCGCCGTCGACCTGGTCAACGAAGGTTTGATCACCGACAAGGAAGCGCTGCAGAAACGCCGTATCCCCGCAGACGATCTCGCCCAATTGCTGCAGCCAATCTTCGATCCGGCCTCCAAGAGTGCCGCGACGAAAGAAGGCCGCTTCCTGGCGAAGGGGATCAACGCCGGTCCGGGCGCCGCCTCTGGCGTGATTTGCCTGTTCGCCGATGAAGCCGAAAAGTTCCATGAAAAGAACCCGAACATCGATATCGTTCTGGTTCGTAAAGAAACCAGCCCTGAAGATCTTCGCGGTATGAAAGCCGCCAAGGGAATCCTGACGGCCACCGGTGGGGCCAGCTCGCACGCTGCTCTCGTCAGCCGTCAAATGGGCAAGGCGTGCATCGTGGGTTGCTCGGCGATCGACGTCGACTACACCACCAACACCGTCAAGGTCGCAGGCAAGACATTGAAAGCCGGCGACTTCATCTCGATGGATGGTTTCACCGGTGAAGTTTTCGAAGGCAAGGTGCAAACCAAGGCCAGCGAAGTCATCCAGGTTCTGGTTGAAAAATCGCTGAAGCCTGAAGCTTCGGAGACCTATCGCCGCTACGAACAATTGATGAGCTGGGTGGACAAGTACCGCAAGCTGCGTGTGCGAACGAATGCCGATACACCAAGTCAGGCCGATGAAGCCGTGGCGTTCGGTGCGGAAGGGATCGGCCTGTGCCGTACCGAGCACATGTTCTTCGATCATCTCGACGAAATCCGTCACATGATCGTGTGCGAAACGACGGAAACTCGTGAGAAAGCCCTCGCGAAGCTGTTGCCGTTCCAGCGAGCGGACTTCGCGGGCCTGTTCCGAAGCATGAATGGTCGCCCGGTGACGATTCGTCTGCTCGATCCGCCATTGCACGAGTTCCTCTCGGACCGTCACCTGGAAGAGCAACCCGATCTGGCTCAGAAGCTGGCAAGCTGGACGAATTCCACCATCGAAGCGGTCACGCGACGTGTGGAAGAACTTCACGAAGCCAACCCGATGCTCGGCCACCGCGGTTGCCGTTTGGGAATCGTTTATCCCGAAATCACGGCCATGCAGGCCCGCGCGATTTTCGAAGCGGCCGTCCTGGTGAAGAAGGAAGGAATCAGCGTCGTTCCGGAAGTGATGGTGCCTCTCGCCGGTTATCTGACCGAGTTCAAGCACCAGGAAAAGATCATCCGCGCGACGGCGGAAGCGGTCTTCAAAGAAACGGGCGTCAAGGTGGAATACCTGGTCGGCACAATGATCGAAGTGCCTCGCGCTGCCTTGCGAGCAGACCAGATCGCTTCTGCCGCCGAGTTCTTCAGCTTTGGAACCAACGACCTGACGCAAACGACGCTGGCCATCAGCCGCGACGATTACGGGCCGTTCATTGGCTTCTACCGTGAAAACGACATCATCCCGAACGATCCGTTCCAAACGATCGATCAGGAAGGCGTCGGCGAACTGATGAAGATCGGTGTCGATCGCGGCCGTGCAACTCGTGCAGACCTGAAGATTGGTATCTGCGGCGAGCACGGCGGTGAGCCATCCTCGGTCATGTTCTGCCACGATATCGGCCTGAACTATGTCAGCTGTTCGCCACGACGAGTTCCCATCGCTCGTCTGGCTGCGGCGCAAGAAGCTCTGGCAACCGCCAAGTAA
- a CDS encoding zinc ribbon domain-containing protein, protein MSNDALFNEGLPRITQADTATAQSRSDLVETRLRELKLTLNDQIAYQLDSLFPKVTGWGAKGEIKRRHKLIRLVEPTLVKMLFDDEEVLYVAKGVQYTLAENYLFGAFAALMNQSVLVLTNARLLMMRSNSSGKPSEMFWVIYYSEILEFKANWTGGLNLKLHDQKKLKFTGFPKIDRQSIPVIFQQAFQNYRRLEFTPHTSQSRETLCCRCFHVIHKGEFFCEHCGAEYWRPRDLALRSLIFPSWGDVCMKHYGLALVKLFGYVATWIVAAIKLTRHDPLEGFLVVGFIFLIEHPIDAILTYNIASKGLNHRRDHDLEPMDDPSHDAESEEEE, encoded by the coding sequence ATGTCGAATGACGCGTTATTCAACGAAGGCCTACCGCGCATCACCCAGGCAGACACTGCTACGGCGCAGTCTCGATCCGATTTGGTTGAGACGCGTTTGCGTGAACTGAAACTGACGTTGAATGATCAGATCGCATATCAGCTCGACAGCCTGTTTCCGAAGGTTACAGGTTGGGGTGCAAAGGGTGAGATCAAGCGGCGGCATAAGCTGATCAGGCTGGTGGAACCGACGCTCGTCAAAATGTTGTTCGATGACGAAGAAGTTCTTTACGTCGCCAAGGGCGTACAATACACGCTCGCTGAAAACTATTTGTTCGGGGCGTTCGCCGCGCTCATGAATCAATCCGTGCTCGTTCTCACCAATGCCCGCCTGCTCATGATGCGATCGAATAGCAGCGGTAAACCGTCCGAGATGTTCTGGGTGATCTACTACAGCGAGATCCTAGAATTCAAAGCGAACTGGACCGGCGGTTTGAATCTGAAACTGCACGACCAGAAGAAATTGAAGTTCACAGGGTTCCCCAAAATCGACCGTCAGTCGATTCCGGTGATATTTCAACAAGCGTTCCAGAACTATCGCCGCCTGGAATTCACGCCGCACACGTCGCAATCACGCGAGACGCTTTGCTGCCGCTGCTTTCACGTGATTCACAAAGGCGAGTTTTTTTGCGAGCACTGCGGGGCCGAATACTGGCGGCCGCGCGATCTTGCCCTGCGCAGCCTGATCTTCCCTTCGTGGGGCGATGTGTGCATGAAGCACTATGGACTGGCGCTCGTCAAACTGTTTGGCTACGTGGCCACTTGGATCGTCGCGGCCATCAAGCTCACCAGACACGATCCCCTTGAAGGATTTCTCGTTGTCGGATTCATCTTCCTGATTGAACACCCGATTGATGCCATCCTCACCTACAACATCGCCAGCAAAGGCTTGAATCATCGCCGTGACCACGATCTCGAACCGATGGACGATCCCTCCCATGACGCAGAATCAGAGGAAGAGGAATGA
- a CDS encoding acyltransferase family protein, translating into MAHETSPITTHSAAACLETCVPVESSVGPTALDSSRPQWLDRGQIPGLDGLRAIAVLLVLMVHAYQTVGFPDWPVAKKLFLEGAIGVDIFFILSGFLITTLLVRELERDGHVQLKRFYLRRTLRIIPAYVCLLAVVAICQYVGYFQLQRRDWIGALTYTTNFLYHPSWELGHSWSLSVEEHFYLLWPFVLYAGGVKAAWRAGVGCLVVCWLIRCGIAFGLSKYVLPADSGWPDVAICTVMAESWTITRLDTITIGSLMALYCRSTNGRSVLDRLTTSPKLWLLFVVLCVSIALTRSSKYTLCVAYTVNGLCLALLMWGMIRSQVIGRKILSNPVLRVIGLGSYSIYLWQQLFIHPRHPGWIHEFPQNIAFAFAAAFLSFWLIEQPFNRLKDRIAK; encoded by the coding sequence ATGGCCCACGAAACATCTCCGATCACGACGCACAGCGCTGCCGCATGTCTCGAGACATGTGTTCCGGTTGAGTCATCGGTCGGGCCTACCGCACTCGATTCATCGAGGCCGCAATGGCTGGATCGTGGGCAAATTCCCGGATTGGATGGTCTGCGGGCGATTGCGGTGTTGCTTGTTTTGATGGTGCATGCGTATCAGACGGTCGGCTTTCCCGATTGGCCTGTCGCCAAAAAGCTGTTTCTTGAAGGCGCTATCGGCGTCGACATCTTCTTTATTCTGAGTGGTTTCCTGATCACCACCTTGCTTGTTCGTGAACTGGAACGCGACGGGCATGTGCAACTGAAACGGTTCTATCTGCGGCGTACGCTACGGATCATTCCCGCGTACGTCTGTTTGCTGGCGGTGGTTGCGATCTGCCAATACGTTGGGTACTTCCAGTTGCAAAGGCGCGACTGGATCGGGGCACTGACTTACACCACCAATTTCCTGTATCACCCGAGTTGGGAACTGGGGCATTCGTGGTCGCTCTCGGTTGAAGAGCATTTCTATCTGCTCTGGCCCTTCGTCCTGTACGCTGGCGGAGTGAAAGCCGCTTGGCGGGCGGGTGTGGGATGTCTGGTCGTCTGCTGGCTGATTCGATGCGGGATTGCGTTTGGCCTATCGAAATATGTTTTGCCCGCAGACTCGGGCTGGCCAGACGTGGCGATTTGCACCGTGATGGCCGAGAGCTGGACAATTACCCGGCTCGACACCATCACCATCGGCAGCTTGATGGCACTTTATTGCCGTTCGACGAATGGTCGCAGCGTTCTTGATCGATTGACCACTTCGCCGAAACTGTGGCTGTTGTTTGTCGTCCTGTGTGTTTCGATCGCCCTGACCCGATCATCCAAATACACACTCTGCGTGGCATATACCGTGAATGGCCTGTGCCTGGCTTTGCTCATGTGGGGCATGATCCGTTCGCAAGTGATTGGCCGGAAGATTCTCAGTAACCCCGTCTTGCGTGTCATCGGCTTGGGGTCTTACAGCATCTATCTGTGGCAACAGCTTTTCATTCATCCACGTCATCCGGGCTGGATTCACGAATTCCCCCAGAACATTGCCTTTGCTTTTGCTGCGGCATTTCTTTCGTTCTGGTTGATTGAGCAACCGTTCAATCGCCTGAAGGATCGCATCGCCAAGTAA
- a CDS encoding HlyD family efflux transporter periplasmic adaptor subunit has translation MSRGEGEPNEGPLNAAEFLCRIINEIGSNIGAIWVERQGVLNPVLTIGLDDCQLFEGVEGKKFLQQILADTLRQGRAQTFDTEGLIEPKSFGHATLFVVPLLIPNASPGVILVGERPNLPQQQRLGVMRHIDMRCRELARQFARAATPPADLGFEPDSPDAPSSASPPTLDLTEVPTLEALLPEAQPDLGRVALAAEPSLSMPHQPTAASQIALASAVAPSSPRAGMNSRAVLDFLLSIQRSLDLNEVANVAVNDGRILFGVDRVSLALNRGRMAVIKAVSGQESVHPRGNLIRTLRTLTRKVISAGEPFRYDGTLNAVPKELEEPLAEFIQESGARFLLIVPLLQPERLVKPDEASESARSTQRPRKTIGALIIERMSSSEPTPELKSTLDSVTDHIAAATFNARSHSSIFLLPLWRTLGGFFEWLRGRRLAIAIVSLIALAGAGAAMVLVPWEYRVDAKGQLMPIIQREVFAPWDGIVMELLVGDDERVVEGQPLLQLRNDELEAEIVKTKSEVEEKQKFLITLKAQYDDADKNNKTEEKLRMKGKSVETQVELEGARLQYEILKKRRDRLTVRAPIAGVVTTFQLKQLLQNRPVKRGDVLLEVMDETGDWQLELEIAEHRVGRILKAQQVLSPNLDIEYRLLTSPEQSYEAKLKSLSTRTVTAESDGSVLEARAALDTSKLPACTIGAQVRARIGCGQSYLGDVLFGDVIEFIQKYCWW, from the coding sequence ATGTCGCGTGGCGAAGGTGAACCGAATGAAGGTCCGTTGAATGCGGCGGAGTTTCTCTGTCGGATTATCAACGAGATTGGTTCGAACATCGGTGCGATCTGGGTGGAGCGCCAGGGGGTGCTCAATCCCGTTCTGACGATTGGTCTGGACGATTGTCAGTTGTTTGAAGGCGTTGAAGGTAAGAAGTTTCTGCAACAGATTCTGGCAGACACCTTGCGACAGGGACGGGCGCAGACATTTGATACCGAGGGACTAATTGAGCCGAAGTCCTTCGGGCACGCGACCTTGTTCGTGGTCCCCCTGCTGATTCCGAATGCATCGCCGGGTGTCATCCTTGTTGGAGAACGTCCCAATCTCCCGCAGCAACAGCGGTTGGGAGTGATGCGCCACATTGATATGCGTTGTCGAGAACTGGCCCGCCAGTTTGCTCGAGCGGCAACGCCCCCTGCCGATCTCGGTTTCGAACCCGATTCGCCGGATGCACCCTCGTCAGCATCACCCCCGACCCTTGATCTCACCGAAGTGCCGACGCTTGAAGCACTGCTACCCGAAGCCCAACCCGACCTGGGGCGCGTTGCGCTGGCTGCAGAACCGTCACTGTCGATGCCTCATCAGCCGACAGCGGCATCGCAGATTGCGCTCGCATCCGCGGTGGCCCCAAGCTCGCCACGCGCGGGAATGAACTCGCGCGCGGTGCTTGACTTTCTGTTGTCGATCCAGCGCAGCCTGGATTTGAATGAAGTGGCCAACGTCGCGGTCAATGACGGGCGAATCCTGTTTGGTGTCGATCGCGTGAGTCTGGCGCTGAATCGCGGGCGGATGGCGGTGATCAAAGCGGTCAGCGGCCAAGAATCAGTGCATCCACGAGGGAACTTGATCCGGACCCTGCGGACTCTGACACGTAAGGTCATTTCGGCGGGTGAGCCCTTCCGGTACGACGGCACGCTGAATGCCGTCCCGAAGGAACTGGAAGAACCGCTGGCGGAGTTCATCCAAGAGTCAGGGGCACGGTTCCTGTTAATCGTTCCGCTCTTGCAACCTGAACGCCTCGTCAAACCGGACGAAGCCTCGGAGTCGGCCAGATCCACTCAGCGGCCTCGCAAGACCATTGGCGCCTTGATTATCGAGCGGATGTCGAGCAGTGAGCCGACTCCCGAATTGAAAAGCACGCTTGATTCCGTCACCGATCATATTGCGGCCGCGACGTTCAATGCCCGCTCACACAGTTCGATCTTTCTCTTGCCGCTATGGCGAACGCTCGGCGGATTCTTCGAGTGGTTACGGGGGCGCCGGCTGGCAATTGCCATCGTCAGCCTGATTGCGCTGGCTGGCGCAGGTGCGGCGATGGTGCTTGTTCCCTGGGAATACCGCGTTGACGCCAAAGGGCAACTGATGCCGATCATCCAGCGCGAAGTGTTCGCGCCATGGGATGGGATCGTCATGGAGTTGCTGGTCGGAGACGACGAGCGTGTTGTTGAAGGACAGCCCCTGCTTCAACTGAGAAATGATGAGCTGGAAGCGGAGATCGTGAAAACGAAGAGCGAAGTCGAAGAGAAACAAAAGTTTCTGATCACTTTGAAAGCTCAGTACGACGACGCCGACAAGAATAATAAGACCGAAGAAAAACTGAGAATGAAGGGGAAAAGCGTTGAAACTCAGGTCGAGCTCGAGGGGGCTCGGCTGCAATACGAGATCCTCAAGAAACGCCGTGATCGGCTGACGGTACGTGCCCCCATTGCGGGGGTGGTCACGACGTTTCAGTTGAAGCAGCTCTTGCAGAATCGGCCCGTTAAACGCGGCGATGTGCTGCTCGAAGTCATGGATGAAACTGGCGACTGGCAGCTTGAACTGGAAATCGCCGAACATCGCGTCGGACGAATCCTGAAGGCGCAGCAGGTGCTCTCGCCGAATCTTGACATTGAATATCGACTGTTAACCAGCCCCGAGCAAAGTTACGAGGCCAAGCTGAAATCCCTGTCAACGCGAACCGTCACAGCAGAGTCCGATGGAAGTGTTCTGGAGGCCCGTGCCGCTCTTGATACCAGCAAGCTTCCTGCGTGTACCATTGGTGCGCAGGTCCGAGCGCGTATCGGTTGTGGACAGTCTTACTTGGGCGACGTCCTGTTCGGGGATGTGATTGAATTCATCCAGAAGTACTGCTGGTGGTAG